In Candidatus Gastranaerophilales bacterium, a single window of DNA contains:
- the hydE gene encoding [FeFe] hydrogenase H-cluster radical SAM maturase HydE, protein MHDIIEKAIEFHNLDFGEITTLLKNSGSDKDLFEAANAVRQKFVGDEVHLRGLIEFSNICACNCKYCGLRRDNSDIERYNLSFDEIYSFALHASNQGYKTVVLQSGENSSYDIDLFCELISKIKKLNIAITLSIGEKSFEVYKALKEAGADRYLLRIETTDDVLYKKMHPNMSLENRKNCLLNIKKLGYEVGSGCLVGLPAQSIESLAGDILYFKALDADMIGIGPFIPNPNTPLVNEATGSFVLALKVMAITRLLLPNINIPATTAMETLNKNGRIIALQSGANVVMPNVTEGDYRKKYEIYPGKICVNDTPDKCRNCITAKIESIGRTVSSKFGQSLNYKF, encoded by the coding sequence ATGCACGATATTATTGAAAAAGCTATAGAGTTCCATAATCTTGATTTCGGCGAAATAACAACTTTGCTCAAAAATTCCGGCTCGGATAAAGATTTATTTGAGGCTGCAAATGCTGTTAGGCAAAAATTTGTTGGAGATGAAGTTCATTTAAGAGGATTGATAGAATTTTCCAATATTTGTGCTTGTAATTGCAAATATTGTGGTTTAAGACGCGATAATTCTGATATCGAAAGATATAACTTATCTTTTGATGAAATATACTCTTTTGCCTTACATGCCTCAAATCAAGGCTACAAGACAGTTGTCCTTCAATCAGGAGAGAATTCGTCTTATGATATCGATTTGTTTTGTGAATTGATTTCAAAAATTAAAAAATTGAATATCGCAATAACGTTGAGTATTGGCGAAAAATCTTTCGAGGTATATAAAGCTCTAAAAGAAGCAGGTGCAGATAGATATCTTTTAAGAATAGAAACAACAGACGATGTTTTATACAAAAAAATGCACCCGAATATGAGTTTAGAAAATAGAAAAAATTGCCTTTTGAATATAAAAAAACTGGGCTATGAGGTCGGCTCAGGCTGCCTTGTCGGACTTCCTGCTCAATCAATCGAGTCTTTAGCTGGTGATATCTTGTATTTTAAAGCCCTTGACGCTGATATGATTGGGATAGGACCTTTTATCCCTAATCCAAATACCCCTTTGGTAAATGAAGCAACCGGGAGTTTTGTGTTGGCTTTAAAAGTTATGGCTATAACCAGATTGCTTTTGCCGAATATAAATATTCCGGCGACGACTGCTATGGAAACATTGAACAAAAACGGAAGAATTATTGCCTTACAAAGTGGTGCAAATGTCGTTATGCCAAACGTAACAGAGGGTGACTATCGCAAAAAATATGAAATTTACCCCGGCAAAATTTGCGTAAATGATACTCCCGACAAGTGTAGAAATTGTATTACGGCAAAAATTGAGTCAATTGGTCGCACCGTGTCTTCAAAATTCGGGCAAAGCTTGAATTATAAATTCTGA
- a CDS encoding epoxyqueuosine reductase QueH produces MKKILLHACCATCAGYCIEKLKSMDYEPVLYFYNPNIFPPDEFMKRYRELEKYCEKMGLELLIDKQDASVWYDYIAGLEDEPEKGKRCTRCFELRLFQTAAKAIKLNIDTFTTTLTVSPHKNSKQIFGVGKGIAEKFDLNFLEEDFKKQNGFLKTMEISKKEGFYRQNYCGCEYSIFKEN; encoded by the coding sequence ATGAAAAAAATATTGCTCCATGCCTGTTGTGCCACTTGTGCGGGGTATTGCATTGAAAAATTAAAATCAATGGATTATGAGCCTGTTTTGTATTTTTATAATCCGAATATTTTTCCGCCCGACGAGTTTATGAAACGATATAGAGAGCTTGAAAAATACTGTGAAAAAATGGGCTTAGAACTCTTAATCGATAAACAAGACGCATCTGTTTGGTACGATTACATTGCTGGTTTAGAAGATGAGCCCGAGAAAGGCAAAAGATGTACCCGTTGTTTTGAGCTCAGGTTGTTTCAAACCGCTGCTAAAGCTATCAAACTCAATATTGACACTTTTACAACTACTTTGACTGTCAGTCCGCATAAAAATTCTAAACAAATTTTTGGGGTTGGAAAAGGTATTGCCGAAAAATTTGATTTGAATTTCTTAGAAGAAGATTTCAAAAAACAAAACGGCTTTTTAAAAACAATGGAAATCTCTAAAAAAGAGGGTTTCTACAGGCAAAATTATTGCGGGTGCGAGTATAGTATATTTAAGGAAAATTGA
- a CDS encoding vitamin K epoxide reductase family protein, with protein sequence MSKTRKISIILLAVIGFITTIKLALIYFDANFNPYSLGSFCSINNIIDCDSVAKTTFSQFLGIPLALWGMLLYVFVLFMTCVNKLKDFKYLKFLEVFKHPYSYIFSISVLSFSISMILACVQFFMIEKICILCFFTYILDFAIALISRNREENVFYDIKTSFVDFIEAVKIKKYAIAFSACVLVAIAFLTFTSMSYIFTPQVKKYNSFQSFKKMKKNPYMVSGNELGDPNSKIVIKEFMDYNCPSCYISNLMLHRAVSELDGVKIIQYNLPLDATCNPYVPRTIHENSCMLAKYAIAAKKQNKFLEMNEILFENTPETEDEIMKLAAKANIDAPQLFEDANSKEVAKQLRADIDLADEESIEGTPSVLINMEKHIGLIPYYELKDKLIKMGAKERK encoded by the coding sequence ATGTCTAAAACAAGAAAAATTTCGATTATATTGCTCGCAGTGATTGGGTTTATTACCACAATAAAATTGGCTTTGATATATTTTGATGCAAATTTTAATCCTTATTCTTTGGGCAGTTTTTGCTCTATAAATAATATTATCGACTGCGATTCTGTCGCAAAGACAACTTTTTCTCAATTTTTAGGAATTCCGCTTGCTTTATGGGGAATGCTTCTTTATGTGTTCGTCCTTTTTATGACTTGCGTGAACAAGCTAAAAGATTTTAAATATTTGAAGTTTTTGGAGGTTTTTAAACATCCTTATTCTTATATATTTTCGATTTCAGTTTTGTCCTTTTCTATCTCTATGATTTTAGCTTGTGTTCAATTCTTTATGATTGAAAAAATTTGTATATTATGCTTTTTTACATACATTTTGGATTTTGCTATAGCGTTGATTTCTCGAAATAGGGAAGAAAACGTTTTTTATGATATAAAAACGAGTTTTGTTGATTTCATAGAAGCTGTTAAGATTAAAAAGTACGCAATTGCTTTTTCAGCGTGCGTTCTCGTGGCGATTGCTTTTTTGACATTTACTTCAATGAGCTATATTTTTACTCCTCAGGTCAAAAAATATAATTCTTTTCAATCTTTTAAAAAAATGAAGAAAAATCCGTATATGGTTTCAGGTAATGAGCTTGGTGACCCAAATTCAAAAATAGTAATAAAAGAGTTTATGGACTATAATTGTCCGTCTTGCTATATCTCCAATTTGATGCTACATCGTGCAGTTTCAGAGCTCGACGGCGTTAAAATAATTCAATACAATCTTCCGCTAGACGCTACTTGTAATCCTTATGTACCTCGCACTATCCATGAAAATTCTTGCATGTTGGCTAAGTACGCTATTGCGGCTAAAAAACAAAATAAATTCTTAGAGATGAATGAGATTTTGTTTGAAAATACTCCTGAAACCGAAGATGAAATAATGAAACTCGCTGCAAAGGCTAATATTGATGCTCCACAACTCTTTGAAGATGCAAATAGCAAAGAAGTCGCAAAGCAACTTAGAGCAGATATTGATTTGGCTGATGAAGAAAGTATTGAAGGGACTCCTTCTGTTTTAATCAATATGGAAAAACATATCGGCTTAATCCCATATTATGAACTAAAAGATAAGTTAATAAAAATGGGTGCCAAAGAAAGAAAATAA
- a CDS encoding dihydropteroate synthase — protein sequence MKIISENIHIISKSIKEAVLVRDEAFIRSIVQRQIDTNPDFIDLNIGPAKKAFSGTMTWLVNIVRSMSEVPLSFDSTNQEEIRAGLSLVKNPSACIINSTSADEQRLEAVTSLAKEFDSNIIALTLNNEIGIPKMADERLELAFSIIEKTSEKEIDNSKIFFDPLILPIAVDQSQAGQALDAIRMFKESFDPPVLTTIGLSNVSNGCPKELRPLINRVFFVLASGCGLDSAIVDSFDFELLRLNKVLETGICEKSYDKFIIDLFQMQRDFGDLSDLSFDKDDVEAKNIHKTAEILLNKKIYSNSYLEI from the coding sequence ATGAAAATAATATCTGAAAATATACATATTATCTCAAAAAGTATAAAAGAAGCTGTACTTGTCCGTGATGAGGCTTTTATAAGGTCAATTGTCCAAAGACAAATTGACACAAATCCTGATTTTATTGACTTAAATATAGGACCTGCAAAAAAAGCTTTTTCGGGCACCATGACTTGGCTCGTGAATATAGTTCGCTCTATGAGTGAGGTTCCTCTTTCATTCGATTCTACAAATCAGGAAGAAATTCGTGCAGGGTTGTCTTTGGTTAAAAATCCTTCAGCTTGCATTATAAACAGCACAAGTGCTGATGAGCAGAGGCTGGAGGCGGTTACGTCTTTAGCGAAAGAATTTGATTCTAATATTATAGCTTTGACTTTGAATAATGAGATAGGTATTCCCAAAATGGCTGATGAGCGTTTGGAGCTTGCGTTTAGCATTATTGAAAAAACTTCTGAAAAAGAAATTGATAATTCAAAAATATTTTTTGACCCGCTCATTTTGCCGATAGCTGTTGACCAATCTCAAGCAGGGCAAGCCTTAGACGCTATCAGAATGTTTAAGGAAAGTTTTGACCCTCCTGTTTTGACGACAATCGGACTTTCAAATGTTTCTAACGGTTGCCCGAAAGAGCTTCGCCCATTGATAAACAGAGTTTTCTTTGTTTTGGCGTCAGGCTGCGGTTTGGATAGTGCGATAGTTGATTCTTTCGATTTTGAGCTTTTGAGGCTGAACAAGGTCCTTGAAACAGGTATTTGTGAAAAATCTTACGACAAATTTATTATTGATTTATTTCAAATGCAGCGTGATTTTGGAGATTTATCAGATTTGAGTTTTGACAAAGATGATGTTGAGGCAAAAAATATACATAAAACTGCAGAAATACTTTTGAATAAAAAAATATATTCAAACAGTTATTTGGAAATATAA
- the mnmA gene encoding tRNA 2-thiouridine(34) synthase MnmA, whose amino-acid sequence MSSKGKVAVALSGGLDSSVTALLLQKDGYEVVGITAKMVCDENFDEVVKNAKNVADTLGIEHFVLDLSKEFKENVIDYFENSYKNAETPNPCIVCNKAIKWGALLDYSINELHVDFMATGHYAKLKNEDGKYLLYPAQDIKKDQLYYLFDLSQEQLSRTMFPLSAFLKNQVRVLAFENGLPTASAKESQDICFIKKPMSVKKYILNITEPLKGDFVLEKTGEKIGEHEGFYQYTVGQRKGIGIAYSEPLYVTNLDAEKNIVYLGTNNDLCCHKVLLERFNWHDDSHCVPFEAMVKIRYNMDAQKALVTRKNECVEITFFEGLSASAKGQAGVVYDMKDGHLIGGGWIKEIL is encoded by the coding sequence ATGAGCTCTAAGGGAAAAGTCGCAGTTGCTCTAAGTGGGGGGCTTGATAGTTCTGTTACTGCTTTGCTGTTGCAGAAAGATGGCTATGAAGTCGTTGGAATAACAGCGAAAATGGTTTGTGATGAAAATTTTGACGAGGTTGTTAAAAATGCCAAAAATGTCGCAGATACATTGGGAATTGAGCATTTTGTTCTCGATTTGAGTAAAGAATTTAAAGAAAATGTCATAGATTATTTCGAAAATTCTTATAAAAATGCCGAGACACCAAACCCTTGCATTGTCTGCAATAAAGCGATTAAATGGGGTGCCCTTTTGGACTATTCAATAAATGAGCTTCATGTCGATTTTATGGCTACAGGTCATTATGCCAAATTAAAAAATGAGGACGGAAAATATCTACTTTACCCCGCTCAAGATATAAAGAAAGACCAACTTTATTATTTGTTTGATTTATCACAAGAGCAACTCTCAAGGACTATGTTTCCTTTGAGTGCTTTTTTGAAAAATCAAGTACGTGTTTTAGCCTTTGAAAACGGACTTCCCACAGCATCTGCTAAAGAAAGCCAAGACATTTGTTTTATAAAAAAACCAATGTCTGTAAAAAAATACATTTTGAATATAACAGAACCCTTAAAAGGCGATTTTGTGCTCGAAAAAACAGGCGAAAAAATTGGCGAACATGAAGGCTTTTATCAGTACACAGTCGGGCAAAGAAAGGGTATCGGAATAGCATATTCAGAGCCTTTATATGTTACTAACCTTGATGCTGAAAAAAATATTGTGTATCTCGGAACCAATAATGATTTGTGTTGTCACAAAGTGTTATTAGAAAGATTTAATTGGCATGATGATAGTCACTGCGTGCCATTTGAGGCTATGGTAAAAATCAGATATAATATGGACGCTCAAAAAGCTCTCGTTACAAGAAAAAATGAATGTGTCGAAATTACTTTCTTTGAAGGGCTTTCAGCTTCAGCTAAAGGTCAAGCCGGTGTCGTATATGACATGAAAGACGGTCATTTAATCGGTGGCGGTTGGATAAAAGAAATACTTTAA
- a CDS encoding S41 family peptidase produces MKNFLKKYGIVSFVAVFLVLLTFFGNSSDAFAPTQLYDQVWKLINVKYVDPTNNQQNWNKWRGKYDNYIKTDEDAYVAIDTMLASLNDPYTKFLNPKEFEEETSSIKGSLKGIGVQIGVRDGKLLIIAPIEDTPGERAGLKAEDEILEINGESTKGITVDKAADKIRGEEGTTVNLLIKRKNQPNKQYTITRAEIEIKSVSTKLPENTKLEDKIGYIRLSSFLSKNASTEFITALEQNSTKQGYIIDLRSNPGGLLSNAILLSDMFLNGGVIVSTVDRDGYKETSRATRKYLSDKPMVILINGGSASASEIFSGALKDNQRALLVGDKSFGKGLVQEINKLPGGSGVNITIQKYLTPNGTDINKKGIEPDVKVEITDNDVKTKHDSQLIKGQQLLLQMIANQQKQCVKH; encoded by the coding sequence TTGAAAAATTTTCTTAAAAAATATGGGATTGTATCATTTGTAGCAGTATTTTTGGTTTTATTGACTTTCTTCGGAAACTCAAGCGATGCCTTTGCTCCAACACAGCTTTATGACCAAGTTTGGAAACTGATTAACGTAAAATATGTTGACCCTACAAACAACCAACAAAACTGGAACAAGTGGCGAGGAAAATATGACAATTATATAAAAACAGACGAAGATGCTTATGTGGCTATAGACACAATGCTCGCAAGCCTCAACGACCCTTATACAAAATTTTTAAACCCTAAAGAATTTGAAGAAGAAACAAGTTCGATAAAAGGTTCACTAAAAGGAATCGGCGTTCAAATCGGTGTTCGTGACGGTAAATTATTGATTATCGCCCCAATTGAAGATACCCCCGGAGAACGTGCGGGATTAAAGGCGGAAGATGAAATTTTGGAAATTAACGGTGAATCAACTAAAGGCATAACTGTTGATAAGGCTGCCGACAAAATAAGAGGCGAAGAAGGTACTACCGTAAATCTATTGATTAAACGTAAAAACCAACCGAACAAACAATACACAATAACAAGAGCTGAAATTGAAATAAAATCAGTTTCGACTAAATTGCCTGAAAATACAAAACTCGAAGACAAAATCGGATACATAAGATTAAGTTCTTTTTTAAGCAAAAACGCTTCGACTGAATTTATTACAGCCTTAGAACAAAATTCTACAAAACAAGGCTACATCATTGACCTCCGTTCAAACCCCGGTGGGCTTTTGTCAAACGCAATATTGTTATCAGACATGTTTTTAAATGGTGGCGTTATCGTCAGCACAGTTGACCGTGACGGCTACAAAGAAACATCTCGAGCTACTCGTAAATATTTATCTGATAAACCTATGGTTATTCTTATCAACGGAGGAAGTGCTTCAGCCAGTGAGATTTTCTCAGGTGCCTTAAAAGACAATCAAAGAGCTCTTTTAGTCGGTGACAAATCTTTCGGAAAAGGCCTTGTTCAAGAAATCAACAAACTCCCTGGTGGCTCCGGCGTCAACATTACTATCCAAAAATATTTGACACCAAATGGCACTGATATCAACAAAAAAGGTATTGAACCTGATGTAAAAGTTGAAATAACAGATAACGATGTCAAAACAAAGCACGATTCCCAACTGATAAAAGGTCAACAACTTTTATTACAAATGATTGCTAACCAACAAAAGCAATGCGTTAAACATTAA
- a CDS encoding type II secretion system protein, which yields MKKAFTLAEVLITLVIIGVIAAMTIPALLNSTNNEEKKTALKKSISIMAQAVQQEYALSGKSIEDFSSVNDLVNNFFKERCNVIAMGTGASSSNLFSAPAFAELVVDDYYYTADGIGYSFRAGNIGDCPYSGSINDDPCFIVTVDVNGEKGPNQTTNNVDSPKDRFEYLLLYRDAVVPAMELAEFLGYKQATGGAT from the coding sequence ATGAAAAAGGCATTTACATTAGCCGAGGTGCTTATTACTCTCGTTATTATCGGTGTTATTGCGGCTATGACTATCCCCGCTCTTTTGAATAGCACAAATAATGAAGAGAAAAAAACTGCTTTGAAAAAATCAATTTCAATAATGGCTCAAGCAGTTCAACAAGAATACGCATTGAGTGGCAAGTCAATAGAAGATTTTTCTTCTGTAAACGATTTAGTAAACAATTTTTTTAAAGAAAGATGTAATGTAATAGCGATGGGGACTGGAGCTTCTTCTTCTAATCTTTTCTCTGCTCCTGCTTTTGCAGAATTGGTTGTTGATGATTATTATTACACAGCTGATGGAATAGGTTATTCTTTTAGGGCGGGTAATATAGGCGATTGTCCTTATTCAGGTTCTATTAATGACGATCCTTGTTTTATTGTGACCGTTGATGTTAATGGTGAAAAAGGTCCAAATCAAACAACAAATAATGTTGATAGTCCAAAAGATAGGTTCGAGTATTTGTTATTATATAGAGATGCAGTTGTCCCTGCTATGGAATTAGCTGAGTTCTTAGGATATAAACAAGCTACCGGCGGTGCAACCTAA
- the argS gene encoding arginine--tRNA ligase, whose product MMLKDYFSKKVENAINLALKDNKLGQMEANNNYSLPIETPKNTQFGDFAVNVSSLARFAKMAPPQIAAVIADYIEKENFDINIVSGFINFKLGNTILDNILKEVLTQKKDFAKNNLGKNEKVMIEYVSANPTGPFHIGHGRWAAMGSALANIMKYSGYDVYQEFYINDAGSQIQKLGKSLHIRILQELGVKTDFPQDEEEAKNFYTGDYLIPLAKEFVSENKDFADELKSENELSAENLAKISKYARLKMLSLQKKLLEGFNTHFDNFFSEITLHESGQVQACIDKLQGLDMLYEKEGAVWFKSTKYGDDQDRVIKKTDGAYTYLTADIAYHYNKLQRGFQKLINIWGADHHGYVPRMRASIESLGYNPNSLEVLLGQLVNLVIKGEQVRMGKRTKMITLDDLIHDVGVDGTRFWMIMRSIDTTLDFDVELAKSKSDDNPVFYVQYAHARACSIVRNAVNEKIDTESGEKINPVILKSELDEKLNNIKESDLSVIWAEQDEKSVESTKKLILKLEEYRHVVASAAQHRTPYLLTKYLQELAANFHQFYTLTKVLVVENKDLMIARLGIVNAVSIVLESALDLIGVSAPQRM is encoded by the coding sequence ATGATGTTAAAAGATTATTTTTCAAAAAAAGTTGAAAACGCTATAAATCTAGCACTAAAAGATAACAAACTCGGTCAAATGGAGGCAAATAACAACTATAGTTTGCCGATTGAAACACCTAAAAATACACAATTCGGGGATTTCGCTGTTAATGTATCATCACTTGCTCGCTTTGCAAAAATGGCTCCCCCTCAAATAGCTGCCGTTATTGCCGATTATATTGAAAAAGAAAATTTTGACATAAATATCGTTTCAGGATTTATTAATTTCAAACTTGGAAATACAATTCTCGACAATATTTTAAAAGAAGTTTTAACACAAAAAAAAGACTTCGCTAAAAACAATCTCGGCAAAAACGAAAAAGTTATGATTGAATATGTCAGTGCAAATCCTACAGGTCCCTTCCACATTGGACACGGAAGATGGGCTGCGATGGGAAGTGCTTTAGCAAATATAATGAAATATTCAGGCTACGACGTCTATCAAGAATTTTATATTAATGATGCAGGAAGCCAAATTCAAAAACTCGGCAAATCGCTCCACATAAGAATATTACAAGAACTCGGCGTAAAAACAGACTTCCCTCAAGATGAAGAAGAAGCTAAAAACTTCTATACAGGGGATTATTTGATTCCGCTTGCTAAAGAATTTGTGTCCGAAAATAAAGATTTTGCAGACGAATTAAAATCAGAAAATGAATTGTCTGCTGAAAATCTTGCGAAAATTTCAAAATACGCAAGACTAAAAATGCTATCACTCCAAAAAAAGCTCCTAGAAGGCTTTAACACCCACTTTGACAACTTTTTCAGTGAGATTACACTCCACGAGTCAGGACAAGTTCAAGCCTGCATAGACAAGCTTCAAGGGCTCGATATGCTATACGAAAAAGAAGGTGCTGTTTGGTTTAAGTCAACTAAATACGGCGACGACCAAGATAGAGTAATTAAAAAAACTGATGGTGCTTATACTTATTTAACAGCCGATATCGCCTACCACTACAATAAATTACAAAGAGGCTTCCAAAAACTTATTAATATTTGGGGAGCAGACCACCACGGCTACGTCCCCAGAATGCGTGCCTCAATTGAATCTTTGGGCTACAACCCAAATTCACTCGAGGTATTATTAGGACAACTCGTAAATCTTGTAATAAAAGGCGAACAAGTCAGAATGGGCAAAAGAACAAAAATGATTACCCTCGATGACCTTATCCACGACGTCGGCGTCGACGGCACAAGATTTTGGATGATTATGAGAAGCATCGACACCACTCTCGATTTTGACGTTGAACTCGCTAAATCAAAAAGTGATGACAACCCTGTTTTCTACGTACAATACGCTCACGCAAGAGCTTGCTCTATCGTACGTAACGCCGTAAACGAAAAAATTGATACCGAATCAGGCGAAAAAATAAATCCCGTAATTCTAAAATCTGAACTTGATGAAAAATTAAATAACATCAAAGAATCTGACCTATCCGTAATCTGGGCTGAACAAGATGAAAAATCCGTCGAAAGTACTAAAAAATTAATCCTTAAACTTGAAGAATACAGGCATGTCGTGGCTTCTGCAGCTCAACACAGAACTCCTTATCTATTAACAAAATACTTGCAAGAATTGGCTGCTAACTTCCACCAATTCTATACACTTACAAAAGTACTTGTCGTCGAAAACAAAGATTTGATGATTGCAAGATTAGGAATTGTAAACGCTGTTTCAATCGTTTTAGAATCAGCTTTAGACCTTATAGGAGTAAGTGCTCCTCAAAGAATGTAA